From Pseudomonas poae, the proteins below share one genomic window:
- a CDS encoding U32 family peptidase produces MELIAPTIFDNELIDYFADNGVTSVYGKLPVDFMGGGHETAMLRNVGWKELKEHIQHCQKYGMDFNYVMNSTCMGLSEFDNDARRRIFNFFDLVSEAGVRSVTVSNPNLLQMIKTNHEHLKVKVSACCYVKSVGEVKYWEDLGADIIVLDPLQVNRDFKTLKGIARVAKAELELIVNNNCFQYCPEIYNHQNFLSHSSHHSLKNSIEQDYSYNWCSRERLREPANFLIADWIRPEDVTHYEQIGYKRFKFTDRNTPVEFLKKRAAAYHARHYDGNLLDLIQHFAYRDSVEADAYLSNIHIDNRKLDDYLKIFLRSECKAKDCGDKCRYCFDYATDAITRDVAFCEAHVSEKIQINDQKNARDYVMNNKPVTYIPAVQL; encoded by the coding sequence ATGGAACTCATCGCGCCAACAATTTTTGACAATGAGCTGATCGATTACTTTGCCGACAATGGAGTGACTTCCGTGTACGGCAAATTGCCCGTTGATTTTATGGGCGGTGGGCATGAAACCGCGATGTTGCGCAATGTCGGTTGGAAGGAGCTGAAGGAACATATCCAGCACTGCCAGAAATACGGCATGGACTTCAACTATGTGATGAACTCCACCTGCATGGGGCTTTCGGAATTTGATAATGATGCGCGGCGGCGGATCTTCAATTTCTTTGACTTGGTGTCGGAAGCCGGTGTGCGCTCGGTAACGGTCAGCAATCCCAATTTGCTGCAGATGATCAAGACCAATCATGAACATTTGAAGGTCAAGGTGTCCGCCTGTTGTTACGTCAAGTCAGTCGGCGAAGTGAAATATTGGGAAGACCTGGGTGCAGACATTATTGTTCTCGACCCGCTGCAAGTGAACCGGGACTTCAAGACACTCAAGGGTATTGCGCGGGTGGCGAAGGCCGAGCTGGAACTGATCGTCAACAACAACTGCTTCCAGTACTGCCCAGAGATTTACAACCATCAGAACTTTCTGTCGCATTCCTCGCACCATTCGCTCAAAAACTCGATTGAGCAGGATTACAGCTACAACTGGTGCAGCCGTGAACGATTGCGCGAGCCGGCAAACTTTCTGATCGCCGACTGGATCCGCCCGGAAGACGTGACGCATTACGAGCAAATCGGCTACAAGCGCTTCAAATTCACCGATCGAAATACCCCGGTCGAGTTTCTGAAGAAGCGCGCCGCAGCCTATCACGCGCGTCATTACGACGGAAATCTTCTGGATTTGATCCAACATTTTGCTTATCGGGATTCAGTCGAGGCCGATGCGTACTTGAGCAACATTCATATCGACAATCGCAAACTCGATGATTATCTGAAAATCTTCCTGCGCTCGGAGTGCAAGGCCAAGGATTGCGGCGACAAATGTCGGTATTGCTTTGATTACGCGACCGATGCGATCACCCGTGATGTAGCGTTCTGCGAAGCGCATGTCAGCGAGAAAATCCAAATCAATGATCAGAAAAACGCCAGGGATTATGTGATGAACAATAAACCCGTCACCTATATCCCGGCGGTGCAGCTTTGA
- a CDS encoding L-threonylcarbamoyladenylate synthase, with translation MSRILKKHSDVMDEVIALLREGAVAILPTDNVYGLVTNGQIQASVERIYRLKGRDSSKPLCYYTTPERAAQWGKLDDRALSIIKLWPGAVSLIVPKQPTVPDYITRGMDSVLLVCIDAFVEELARRADFPLVATSANISNEPAITDFESAREQFEGKVDLILDGGVSREGLSSTIVNLSVVPPFIQRQGPVSADSLKKIIPELVQP, from the coding sequence ATGAGCCGGATTCTGAAGAAACACAGTGATGTGATGGACGAAGTCATTGCGCTATTGCGTGAAGGTGCAGTGGCTATTTTGCCGACTGATAATGTTTATGGATTGGTCACCAATGGCCAGATACAGGCGTCGGTAGAGCGCATCTACCGTTTGAAAGGGCGTGATAGTTCCAAACCGCTTTGTTATTACACAACGCCTGAAAGGGCCGCACAGTGGGGAAAGCTCGACGACCGGGCCCTCAGCATCATCAAGCTATGGCCGGGAGCGGTCAGTTTGATTGTGCCCAAACAGCCAACAGTGCCTGACTACATCACGCGCGGCATGGATTCAGTGCTGCTGGTTTGCATCGACGCCTTTGTCGAAGAGCTTGCCCGGCGCGCGGATTTCCCCCTCGTGGCGACTTCCGCGAACATTTCCAACGAACCTGCAATCACCGATTTCGAGAGCGCCCGTGAGCAATTCGAGGGCAAGGTCGACCTTATTCTGGACGGTGGCGTTTCCAGGGAAGGGCTCTCCAGCACCATCGTCAACCTGTCCGTGGTGCCGCCCTTTATTCAGCGACAAGGCCCTGTCTCGGCAGACAGTCTGAAAAAAATAATACCTGAACTTGTACAACCGTGA
- a CDS encoding thiamine pyrophosphate-dependent enzyme — protein sequence MYEPACRDLIADADLVIAIGTRFSQVDTDDWRIPLSAPLIQIDPDTEQFNSVYACDVALCGELKQTLGLLQGMLAQTISGWDLAALSRDVGLLRGPAPLVASLLHELLLPGDIIAVDVHEQGYPLVEHLLLDQQAFLFSGTSLCLGYGIPAAIGARLAHKQGRVMAFCGDGGFLMSSCELATVAHYGLAIVFVIVNDQAFGTIKNHQLEHFGATAGVELTNPDFKALTHSFGFDYRAINHHEDLHPVLCWALDQTRPTVIEIDKALLH from the coding sequence TTGTACGAGCCGGCCTGCCGGGACCTGATTGCCGATGCGGATCTGGTGATTGCGATTGGCACGCGATTCAGCCAGGTCGATACGGATGATTGGCGTATCCCGCTGTCAGCGCCGCTGATTCAGATCGACCCGGACACAGAGCAGTTCAACAGTGTGTATGCCTGCGATGTTGCTCTGTGTGGTGAGCTCAAGCAGACCCTTGGATTGCTGCAAGGCATGCTGGCGCAAACTATCAGTGGATGGGACCTGGCCGCCTTGAGCCGTGACGTCGGGCTGTTGCGCGGGCCTGCGCCGCTTGTTGCATCACTGCTGCATGAGCTGTTGTTACCAGGCGACATCATTGCCGTTGACGTTCACGAGCAAGGTTACCCACTGGTCGAACATTTGCTGCTGGATCAGCAGGCCTTCCTGTTTTCTGGCACATCGCTGTGCCTGGGTTATGGCATTCCCGCTGCGATCGGTGCGCGCCTGGCTCACAAGCAGGGCCGTGTCATGGCGTTCTGTGGCGATGGCGGTTTCCTGATGTCCAGCTGCGAGTTGGCCACCGTGGCCCACTACGGGCTGGCGATTGTGTTCGTGATCGTCAACGACCAGGCCTTCGGCACGATCAAGAATCATCAGTTGGAACATTTTGGCGCGACCGCCGGTGTCGAGTTGACTAACCCGGACTTCAAGGCGTTAACGCACTCTTTTGGTTTTGATTACCGGGCCATCAATCACCATGAGGATTTGCACCCGGTGTTGTGCTGGGCACTCGACCAGACCCGGCCGACAGTGATTGAAATTGATAAAGCACTTCTGCACTGA
- a CDS encoding thiamine pyrophosphate-binding protein: protein MQTALKSEKRPHTGADAFAQWLRDQDVELVFSVMGNQVNDIAFALQHVGIRLITCRHEGTATMMAEAYARSSRRIAMVLVIPGPGVSNTASGLLEAQMTASPVLVVSVRQPARFPDRPADKLFHGLKHCQFTQAITGFSATVTCESDFDIHLRQAYRTLHGDRPRPVFLEFTVDFLRGELGPKSVQSSPVVACVPNAGRLHDAVRLISSSQRVLIIAGRAVIAAGAEAALLGLAEHLQAPVLTTTLGKGGFPRASCFIPRQVVRAGLPGPDCRCGSGDCDWHAIQPGRYG from the coding sequence ATGCAAACAGCACTGAAATCTGAGAAACGGCCACACACCGGGGCGGATGCCTTCGCCCAATGGTTGCGTGACCAAGACGTGGAACTGGTGTTCTCCGTGATGGGAAACCAGGTCAATGACATCGCGTTTGCGCTGCAGCACGTCGGGATCCGCTTGATCACCTGCCGCCATGAGGGCACCGCCACCATGATGGCGGAGGCTTATGCGCGGTCGTCCCGGCGTATCGCAATGGTGCTGGTCATTCCGGGGCCAGGTGTGAGTAATACCGCCAGTGGTTTATTGGAAGCGCAGATGACGGCCTCACCGGTACTTGTCGTTTCGGTGCGCCAGCCGGCGCGCTTCCCTGATCGGCCGGCGGACAAGCTGTTTCACGGTCTGAAGCATTGCCAATTCACTCAGGCCATCACCGGCTTCAGCGCGACAGTCACGTGTGAGTCGGACTTCGATATTCACCTGCGCCAGGCCTATCGAACGTTGCACGGGGACCGTCCGCGTCCCGTTTTCCTGGAGTTCACCGTGGACTTCCTGCGCGGCGAACTTGGCCCGAAGTCGGTGCAATCAAGCCCTGTTGTTGCGTGCGTCCCCAACGCGGGGCGCTTGCACGACGCAGTTCGACTCATCAGCTCTTCACAGCGTGTGCTGATCATTGCTGGGCGGGCGGTGATTGCTGCGGGCGCTGAAGCAGCATTGCTAGGGTTGGCAGAGCATCTGCAAGCGCCGGTGTTGACCACGACGCTGGGCAAAGGCGGTTTCCCCCGAGCGTCATGCTTTATACCTCGGCAAGTTGTACGAGCCGGCCTGCCGGGACCTGATTGCCGATGCGGATCTGGTGATTGCGATTGGCACGCGATTCAGCCAGGTCGATACGGATGA